A genomic stretch from Strongyloides ratti genome assembly S_ratti_ED321, chromosome : 1 includes:
- a CDS encoding FCH domain and SH3 domain-containing protein translates to MGRTLQSTIVPTSNFVSSRSHFSRFNIAALLITNHKIVKRNTLKKSYLKENQKGENTEIGERMSTLSISNPPFTTFYDIGGYKPNIKRIKDGMDQLEEFIKMIKERIELENKYIKMLQIWNSKWTGYVDKDITEGTLKNGFNGILEESKELSKVHYDMKERFGDEIVKTIALFKKENHHSSTFRGIKEIREVEEGFEKAQRNWKKLYEKVESAKKNYHNACKQQKSANQVLQAQQNDTSLSSDYVDKARERLMRCQEDVQKYKGIYEKNLKEISDYRSVYLENMQFVFEKCQGMELKRMKFINEMLSGTQKILVDLVNPRKLVQIHEKLENTFSNNTTDVFNQDLKEWSTKYGPDCIHQWPTYEEYKPELRQISSKRDTQKENAGVILTKKITKDDEVNVRIRDKTNNTVKDNTTIRHSSAELTTSNDYSCSFKSPENNRISEQRNRLCKSEYILNEENKSPKSPRSKISSPKINKQNLNKSPFKDPFPMPTPERTTNIEQKSEITSHTPTNFNDNGSINSLSTQEMHFRYTAKVLYDYTPIEDDEIPLIKGETLEVLSGPDDLGWCYGEKNGSSGLFPHSYVIKFRNTTLESAVK, encoded by the exons ATGGGTCGGACGTTACAATCTACAATAGTACCAACATCTAATTTTGTATCATCACGCTCACATTTTTCACGTTTCAATATAGCTGCATTATTGATAACAAAtcataaaattgttaaaagaaatactttaaaa aagtcatatttaaaagaaaatcaaAAAGGTGAAAATACAGAAATTGGTGAAAGGATGTCAACTTTAAGTATATCAAATCCACCATTTACAACTTTCTATGATATAGGAGGTTATAAACCAAATATTAAACGGATTAAAGATGGTATGGATCAGTTGGAggaatttataaaaatgataaaagaaagaattgaattagaaaataagtatataaaaatgttacaaaTATGGAATTCTAAATGGACTGG atatgTAGATAAAGATATTACGGAAGGAACGTTAAAAAATGGTTTCAATGGTATACTTGAAGAAAGTAAAGAGTTATCAAAAGTTCATTATGATATGAAAGAAAGATTTGGAGATGAAATTGTTAAAACAATTgcactttttaaaaaagaaaatcatCATTCATCAACATTTCGCGGAATTAAAGAAATTCGTGAAGTTGAAGAAGGTTTTGAAAAGGCTCAAAGAAACtggaaaaaattatatgaaaaagtTGAATCAGCTAAAAAGAATTATCATAATGCTTGTAAACAACAAAAATCAGCCAATCAAGTTTTACAGGCACAACAAAATGATACTTCATTGTCATCTGATTATGTTGATAAAGCACGAGAAAGACTAATGAGGTGTCAAGAAGATGTACAGAAGTACAAAggaatttatgaaaaaaatttaaaagaaatttcaGATTACAGAAGTGTTTACCTGGAAAATATGCAAtttgtttttgaaaaatgtCAAGGAATGGAATTGAAAAGgatgaaatttataaatgaaatgtTAAGTGGAACACAAAAGATCTTGGTAGATCTTGTTAATCCAAGGAAATTAGTTCAAATACATGAAAAACTTGAAAATACATTTAGTAATAATACTACTGATGTATTTAATCAAGATCTTAAAGAATGGTCAACCAAGTATGGTCCTGATTGTATTCATCAATGGCCAACATATGAAGAATATAAACCTGAATTACGACAAATATCATCTAAACGCGATACACAAAAAGAGAATGCAGGAGTTAttctaacaaaaaaaattactaaagATGATGAAGTTAATGTGCGAATTCGcgataaaacaaataatacaGTGAAAGATAATACTACAATAAGACATTCCTCTGCTGAATTAACTACATCAAATGACTACTCGTGCTCATTTAAATCTCCTGAAAATAATCGTATAAGCGAACAAAGAAATAGATTGTGTAAAAgtgaatatatattaaatgaagaaaataaatcaCCAAAAAGTCCAAGAAGTAAAATTTCTTCtccaaaaataaataaacaaaatttaaataaatcacCTTTCAAGGATCCATTTCCTATGCCAACTCCTGAAAGGACAACTAATATTGAACAAAAAAGTGAAATAACTTCACATACACCTACTAATTTCAATGATAACGGATCAATAAATTCTTTATCTACCCAGGAAATGCATTTTCGTTACACAGCAAAAGTTCTTTATGACTACACACCAATTGAAGATGATGAAATTCCATTAATAAAAGGGGAAACTCTAGAAGTTCTTTCAGGACCTGATGATTTAGGTTGGTGTTACGGTGAAAAAAATGGTTCCTCTGGCTTATTTCCCCACAGTTATGtg ataaaat ttcGAAATACAACATTAGAATCTGcagtaaaataa